The following are from one region of the Erwinia billingiae Eb661 genome:
- a CDS encoding class I fructose-bisphosphate aldolase, with protein sequence MSASQKVRLNRLFNQGKCLDVAIDHGIANEPDFLIGLEDIASVMRSLVTAQPDAIQVNYGQADLLQQLPQRHKPALVLRTDVGNAYNAARHREMWAVLHNPDDPILAALQMDAAAVVVNLYLIPDEPGIFRQCIENIGRLRHACERYGMPLMIEPLVMAAAGQGAAYGSLGDVEKMVPLVRLARELGADIIKVDPTDNVEEFHRVVEAARCPTLVRGGGKGELGPVLTKSAALMAQGASGMVYGRNVYQHSNPASVVTALMAIIHQGVSGEEALAIYQRAG encoded by the coding sequence ATGTCAGCCAGTCAGAAAGTGAGGCTTAACCGACTCTTTAATCAGGGTAAATGCCTGGATGTCGCCATCGATCACGGCATCGCCAACGAGCCAGATTTCCTGATCGGCCTGGAAGATATCGCCAGCGTGATGCGCAGCCTGGTCACCGCTCAGCCTGACGCGATTCAGGTCAATTACGGCCAGGCCGATCTGCTTCAGCAATTGCCCCAGCGCCACAAGCCCGCGCTGGTGCTGCGCACCGACGTCGGCAATGCCTATAACGCCGCCCGTCATCGTGAGATGTGGGCGGTGCTGCACAATCCGGACGATCCGATTCTGGCGGCCCTGCAAATGGACGCGGCGGCAGTGGTGGTGAATCTCTATCTGATCCCCGATGAGCCGGGCATTTTTCGCCAGTGCATTGAGAATATCGGCCGGCTGCGCCACGCCTGCGAGCGTTACGGCATGCCGCTGATGATTGAGCCGCTGGTAATGGCAGCGGCCGGACAGGGCGCGGCCTATGGCTCGCTGGGCGACGTGGAGAAAATGGTGCCGCTGGTCCGGCTGGCGCGCGAACTGGGCGCGGATATCATCAAGGTTGATCCGACCGATAACGTGGAAGAGTTTCACCGCGTGGTGGAAGCGGCCCGTTGTCCGACGCTGGTGCGCGGCGGCGGCAAGGGTGAACTTGGCCCGGTGCTGACCAAAAGCGCGGCGCTGATGGCGCAGGGCGCATCCGGCATGGTGTATGGCCGTAACGTCTATCAACACAGCAATCCGGCCAGCGTGGTGACGGCGCTGATGGCGATAATTCATCAGGGCGTCAGCGGAGAAGAGGCGCTGGCGATCTATCAGCGTGCTGGCTGA
- a CDS encoding FGGY-family carbohydrate kinase gives MSQLLGIDAGNTMIKAVLFDLDGTVRAVASCAGETHQPQPGYAERPVNEVWLGVTAAIKACLAQMPDAQVIAVGAAGHGNGLYALDQAQQPLIGIQSVDSRAADRVEELEQSGNAAAIYARSLQKVWASSTPVLLSWLKRNRPELYQRIGHVLCAKDVISHFLSGEVSADYSDASGAGLIDHRVRGYSADLLALYDLADALPLLPALHESCEVVGTVTPHAAQLTGLPAGIPVVAGIFDVVASAVGSGVVLPGEASIVAGTWSINQVVVSRPDYLRPVFMNALIERDRYMAIEASATSATNLDWFIREFADGRSGSGAEQSSDLVAKVVPDAHLPVYHPYLYSGRKEEPAKAGFYGLSGWHTRADMLFALFEGVTFSHRAHIDRLRAAGLPFTSATLSGGASRSCVWPQMFADVLAIPIQVAECKETGALGAAICAGVGVGIWANLAEGVAQAVKLNPVILQPDAARVAFHEPRYRLFKKLERAMDSLWHEELNDLA, from the coding sequence ATGAGCCAACTGCTGGGCATTGATGCCGGCAACACCATGATTAAGGCGGTGTTGTTCGATCTGGATGGCACGGTTCGCGCCGTTGCCAGCTGTGCGGGCGAAACCCACCAGCCACAGCCCGGCTATGCCGAACGACCGGTGAACGAGGTCTGGCTGGGCGTCACCGCCGCCATCAAAGCCTGCCTGGCACAGATGCCGGATGCGCAGGTGATCGCCGTCGGTGCCGCCGGACATGGCAACGGGCTGTATGCGCTGGATCAGGCGCAGCAGCCGTTAATCGGCATTCAGTCGGTCGACAGCCGCGCCGCCGACCGGGTGGAGGAGCTGGAACAGAGCGGCAACGCAGCGGCGATTTATGCCCGTTCGCTGCAAAAAGTCTGGGCCAGCTCAACGCCGGTGTTGCTGAGCTGGCTGAAGCGAAACCGGCCGGAACTGTATCAGCGCATCGGCCATGTGCTCTGTGCCAAGGACGTTATCAGTCACTTCCTGTCTGGCGAAGTCAGTGCTGACTATTCCGATGCGTCCGGAGCCGGGCTGATTGATCACCGCGTTCGCGGCTACAGCGCCGACCTGCTGGCCCTGTACGACCTGGCGGACGCCCTGCCGCTGCTTCCCGCCCTGCATGAATCCTGCGAAGTGGTCGGCACCGTCACCCCACATGCCGCGCAGCTTACCGGTTTACCTGCCGGTATTCCGGTGGTGGCGGGGATCTTTGACGTGGTGGCCAGTGCCGTTGGCTCCGGCGTGGTGTTGCCAGGCGAAGCCTCGATTGTGGCAGGCACCTGGAGCATTAATCAGGTGGTGGTGTCCCGTCCTGATTACCTGCGCCCGGTCTTTATGAACGCCCTGATTGAGCGCGATCGCTATATGGCGATTGAAGCCAGCGCCACCTCGGCGACCAATCTGGACTGGTTTATCCGCGAGTTTGCCGACGGCCGCAGCGGCAGCGGCGCAGAACAAAGCAGTGATTTAGTGGCAAAGGTGGTGCCGGATGCGCATCTGCCGGTCTACCATCCCTACCTCTATTCCGGCCGGAAAGAAGAACCGGCCAAGGCCGGATTTTATGGCCTCAGCGGCTGGCACACCCGCGCCGATATGCTGTTCGCCTTATTTGAAGGCGTGACCTTTTCTCACCGTGCGCATATCGATCGGCTGCGCGCGGCCGGACTGCCGTTCACCTCGGCTACCCTTTCTGGCGGTGCCAGCCGCAGCTGCGTCTGGCCACAGATGTTTGCCGACGTGTTGGCGATCCCGATTCAGGTCGCGGAGTGTAAAGAGACCGGCGCGTTGGGCGCGGCAATCTGTGCCGGCGTCGGCGTAGGGATCTGGGCGAATCTGGCGGAAGGCGTGGCGCAGGCGGTCAAGCTCAACCCGGTGATTTTGCAGCCCGACGCTGCCCGCGTTGCCTTCCATGAACCCCGTTATCGCCTGTTCAAAAAGCTGGAGCGGGCGATGGACAGCCTCTGGCATGAAGAGCTTAACGACCTGGCTTAA
- a CDS encoding porin, producing MLTKMRVLSQAIGLGLLAGSASFAAHAEVTVLKQDPQAGDPLSRLNFTVGGSIRPQFNNMTGASDNGSYKRNGFDGGTRFRFAADYYLFDDISWIGYYELGVNIPAVFDWDNHHADGANNTSRRMLYTGFKSKTWGQMTFGQQNSVYYDVVGAKTDIWDYDMLAQAPGNGINGDYDGSYRSRKMLKYKNTFGAADVYASYLFSDNEYLPGNGLRYKRQGGGSLGVDYHLTKDLTWGTAWNYTRAEMRNPGNGDNKTYDQNIYGTSLSWKPDNWTFSFGGGYYQNFLTTKQVNVNNYFAGDAWGIEYLAGYTIPVGQYALKSVMPYFMGDRLEYVNDRNYQRIDNGVGVTFQLDYGFRVDYEHVFTSSTDNLGDMNLVRLRYDF from the coding sequence ATGTTAACAAAAATGCGCGTTTTATCTCAGGCCATTGGTCTGGGGCTGCTGGCAGGCAGTGCGTCATTCGCCGCCCATGCAGAAGTGACTGTGTTGAAGCAAGATCCTCAGGCTGGCGACCCGCTTAGCCGCCTGAACTTTACCGTTGGCGGCAGTATTCGTCCGCAGTTCAACAATATGACCGGCGCCAGCGATAACGGCTCTTACAAGCGTAACGGCTTCGATGGCGGCACCCGTTTCCGCTTTGCGGCGGATTACTACCTGTTTGATGACATCAGCTGGATCGGTTACTACGAGCTGGGCGTGAATATTCCGGCGGTGTTTGACTGGGATAATCACCACGCTGACGGCGCAAACAACACCAGCCGCCGTATGCTGTATACCGGTTTTAAAAGTAAGACCTGGGGCCAGATGACCTTCGGCCAGCAGAACAGCGTTTACTATGATGTGGTTGGCGCGAAAACCGATATCTGGGACTACGACATGCTCGCCCAGGCACCGGGCAACGGCATCAACGGCGACTACGATGGTTCATACCGTAGCCGTAAGATGCTGAAGTACAAAAACACCTTCGGCGCGGCTGACGTCTATGCGTCGTACCTGTTCAGCGATAACGAATACCTCCCGGGCAACGGCTTGCGCTACAAGCGTCAGGGCGGCGGCTCGCTGGGTGTGGATTATCACCTGACCAAAGACCTGACCTGGGGCACCGCGTGGAACTACACCCGCGCTGAGATGCGTAACCCTGGCAACGGCGACAACAAAACCTACGATCAGAACATCTACGGCACTTCTCTGAGCTGGAAACCGGACAACTGGACCTTCAGCTTCGGCGGCGGTTACTACCAGAACTTCCTGACCACCAAGCAAGTTAACGTGAATAACTACTTCGCGGGCGATGCGTGGGGCATTGAGTATCTGGCCGGTTACACCATCCCGGTGGGCCAGTACGCCCTGAAATCGGTGATGCCGTACTTTATGGGTGACCGTCTGGAATACGTTAACGACCGCAACTATCAGCGCATCGATAACGGCGTCGGCGTGACCTTCCAGCTGGATTACGGCTTCCGTGTTGACTACGAACACGTCTTCACCTCCAGCACCGACAACCTGGGTGATATGAACCTGGTCCGTCTGCGTTACGACTTCTAA
- a CDS encoding glycerol-3-phosphate dehydrogenase/oxidase has product MASDSSRPDDREARLTRLRQLTRTPVLIIGGGINGISTFRELALQGIPVVMVEKGDWCQAASGALSRMIHGGLRYLETGEFSLVKESVQERDRLLKNAPHFVAPLRTTVPIDSWGGGLMNAGKRFLRLSEKPSRRGALVIKTGLALYDTWSRRFGTMPKHQLHTKQQTQQRWPGFADWVKCSAAYYDAWIAAPERLGFELIDDTERAAAGALALNYVSVEQCDGENIILRDSFSGETFSLRPHVVVNATGAWIDRLNGTLSPTLPEQKLIGGTKGSHLILRSPELLQMLDGEMVYYENQEGRVCIMFPWYGNVLVGSTDIRVDNPDDVVCEADEKTYILQSLRFVFPHLKVKDEDVLYTFSGVRPLPASDSAFNGTISRNHSLVLLPPVAGREFTTLCLVGGKWTTFRKFGEEAADRVLKLLGESRKVSTVELAIGGGRNYPNAARKPIWMHELSEEFGLTPARVSQLVARYGTRAQAMLHTMALQPDQPLQANPNWSQNEIRFLIAHEQVQTLEDLLVRRTPLAISGQLTVDLIAEINRLLAEARGWSPEQAAQHLDHTLSRLASLHGLGRLSPVAVNKETRHVSQSESEA; this is encoded by the coding sequence ATGGCATCAGACAGCAGCAGGCCAGACGATCGCGAGGCGCGACTGACCCGCCTCCGGCAACTCACCCGCACGCCGGTACTGATTATTGGTGGCGGCATCAACGGCATCAGCACCTTCCGCGAGCTGGCTCTGCAGGGGATCCCGGTGGTGATGGTGGAAAAAGGCGACTGGTGTCAGGCCGCCAGCGGCGCGTTGTCACGGATGATCCACGGTGGATTGCGCTATCTGGAAACCGGTGAGTTTTCGCTGGTGAAAGAGTCGGTACAGGAGCGCGACCGGCTGTTAAAAAATGCGCCGCACTTTGTCGCCCCGCTGCGCACCACCGTGCCCATTGACAGCTGGGGTGGTGGCCTGATGAATGCCGGAAAACGCTTCCTGCGCCTGTCCGAAAAACCGAGCCGTCGCGGCGCGCTGGTGATCAAAACCGGCCTGGCGCTGTATGACACCTGGTCCCGCCGCTTCGGCACCATGCCCAAACATCAGCTGCACACTAAACAACAGACTCAGCAACGCTGGCCGGGTTTTGCCGACTGGGTGAAGTGCAGCGCCGCCTACTACGATGCGTGGATTGCCGCACCGGAACGGCTGGGCTTTGAACTGATTGACGATACCGAGCGTGCGGCCGCAGGCGCGCTGGCGCTGAACTATGTCAGCGTTGAGCAGTGTGATGGCGAGAACATCATCCTGCGCGACAGCTTCAGCGGCGAGACGTTTTCGCTGCGACCGCATGTGGTGGTCAATGCCACCGGCGCGTGGATCGATCGGCTGAACGGCACCTTAAGCCCAACCCTGCCTGAGCAAAAGCTGATTGGCGGCACCAAGGGCTCGCATCTGATCCTGCGCAGCCCGGAGCTGCTGCAGATGCTGGATGGCGAAATGGTCTACTACGAGAATCAGGAAGGCCGGGTGTGCATTATGTTCCCGTGGTACGGCAACGTGCTGGTGGGTTCGACCGATATTCGGGTGGATAACCCGGATGATGTGGTCTGCGAAGCGGACGAGAAAACCTATATTCTGCAATCGCTGCGCTTTGTCTTTCCCCACCTTAAGGTCAAAGACGAAGACGTGCTCTATACCTTCAGCGGCGTGCGCCCGCTTCCGGCCAGCGATTCGGCCTTTAATGGCACCATTTCACGCAATCACTCATTAGTGTTACTGCCGCCGGTGGCCGGACGGGAGTTCACCACCCTGTGCCTGGTCGGCGGCAAATGGACCACCTTCCGCAAATTTGGCGAAGAAGCGGCAGACCGCGTGCTGAAGCTGCTGGGCGAAAGCCGCAAGGTCAGCACGGTGGAGTTGGCGATTGGCGGCGGCCGCAATTATCCCAATGCGGCGCGAAAACCCATCTGGATGCACGAACTGAGTGAGGAATTCGGCCTGACGCCGGCGCGCGTTTCACAGCTGGTTGCCCGTTACGGCACCCGCGCCCAGGCGATGCTGCATACCATGGCACTCCAGCCTGACCAGCCGTTGCAGGCTAACCCGAACTGGAGCCAGAACGAAATACGCTTCCTGATCGCGCACGAGCAGGTGCAGACGCTGGAGGACCTGTTGGTTCGCCGCACGCCGCTGGCCATCAGCGGACAGCTGACCGTTGATCTGATTGCGGAGATCAACCGCCTGCTGGCGGAGGCGCGCGGCTGGTCGCCGGAACAGGCCGCGCAGCACCTCGATCACACCCTTTCACGTCTTGCCAGCCTGCACGGGCTCGGCAGGCTTTCTCCTGTGGCCGTTAATAAGGAAACCCGCCATGTCAGCCAGTCAGAAAGTGAGGCTTAA
- a CDS encoding amidase — protein sequence MIAPFSPIAELAAALRRGELSCEEIAEFYLARIARYNDKLNAFVTVFAQTMLTAAQGQDLLLKAGVDLGPLQGMPLGIKDLLHWRGTPCSASSRQLPDSRSTHTAPAVTRLLQHGAVIAGKTQLVEFAFGGWGINQSAGTPWNPWDCDVHRVPGGSSSGSAVAVAAGLVPAAIGTDTGGSVRIPAALNGLVGLKPTQNRISREGCIPLSTTLDSIGPLTHTVADAELIYRSMSGDTQRLAVADTLKVAFIEPDTLGAAIDPEIVAALEKTQRRLSEAGISVTRIKLPFSWTGLSARSGEIISAEAWAWHREMMTSHRDRYNPLTAEKLLHGAAINKESFEGLLRQREQHIGLFHELMDDWDILLMPTLAITACPVDEVNEQQATLALLTRAVNYLDGCAITLPVALSSEGMPIGAQLVANYHHESQLLAMAHRLEALTGWHQQPAGWE from the coding sequence ATGATTGCGCCATTTTCACCGATCGCCGAACTGGCCGCCGCGTTACGTCGCGGCGAGCTGAGCTGTGAAGAGATTGCGGAATTTTATCTCGCCCGCATCGCCCGTTATAACGACAAGCTCAATGCGTTTGTCACGGTGTTTGCGCAGACGATGCTGACGGCAGCGCAGGGGCAGGATCTGTTGCTGAAAGCCGGGGTCGATCTTGGGCCGCTACAGGGGATGCCACTGGGCATTAAGGATCTGCTGCACTGGCGGGGGACGCCCTGCAGCGCCAGCTCCCGTCAGCTGCCGGACAGCCGCTCAACCCATACCGCGCCTGCGGTAACCCGGTTGCTGCAACACGGCGCGGTGATTGCCGGAAAAACCCAGCTGGTGGAGTTTGCCTTCGGCGGATGGGGGATCAATCAGAGTGCTGGCACGCCGTGGAATCCCTGGGATTGCGACGTGCATCGCGTACCGGGCGGATCCTCCAGCGGATCGGCGGTGGCGGTGGCGGCGGGCCTGGTGCCGGCGGCGATCGGCACCGATACCGGCGGCTCGGTGCGTATTCCCGCCGCGCTGAATGGCCTGGTGGGCCTGAAGCCCACGCAAAATCGCATCAGCCGCGAAGGCTGTATTCCGCTCTCCACCACGCTGGATTCGATTGGTCCGTTAACCCACACGGTGGCCGACGCGGAGCTGATCTACCGCAGTATGAGTGGCGATACGCAGCGCCTTGCGGTGGCAGACACGCTAAAGGTGGCGTTTATTGAGCCGGATACGTTGGGCGCGGCAATCGACCCAGAGATTGTCGCCGCGCTGGAAAAGACCCAGAGACGGCTGAGCGAGGCGGGAATATCGGTCACCCGCATTAAGCTGCCGTTCTCATGGACCGGGCTGAGCGCCCGCAGCGGGGAAATTATTTCGGCGGAAGCCTGGGCCTGGCATCGCGAGATGATGACCAGCCACCGCGATCGCTACAATCCGTTAACGGCTGAGAAGCTGCTGCACGGGGCGGCGATCAACAAAGAGAGCTTCGAAGGCCTGTTACGCCAGCGCGAGCAGCATATCGGGCTGTTCCATGAGTTGATGGACGACTGGGATATCCTGCTGATGCCAACGCTGGCTATCACCGCCTGCCCGGTTGACGAGGTCAATGAGCAGCAGGCCACGCTGGCGCTGCTGACCCGCGCGGTGAACTATCTTGATGGCTGTGCAATTACGCTGCCGGTGGCGCTGAGCTCAGAAGGGATGCCGATTGGTGCGCAGCTGGTGGCCAACTACCACCATGAGTCACAGCTGCTGGCGATGGCGCACCGGCTGGAAGCGTTAACCGGCTGGCATCAGCAGCCCGCTGGCTGGGAATAA
- a CDS encoding alanine racemase: protein MNQLKAGSEAVAGSDRPFYDDRLTPYIEIDAQRLTRNLQQMQQRAATGNVRLRPHVKTHKSVAIAQQQIALGAVGITVSKPSEGVVFINGGVRDVLLAYPVVQAESVSALFAVAASSGCKLGVIVASQAGVAAIAQAAAAVTSLDLSVWIKVDVGLGRVGVNPEGDEALQLAHAVQAAGLHFAGLVSHAGHAYGAQNPQQMAAIVQAEAQCMQGLRQRLHQAGFAQCALSVGATPSILGAPLPDGYDEIRPGNYALCDLTGLRLQLCTLDEVAISVVARVVSVNDRYAIIDAGSKALSSDKGPHGTGAADFGLAVNALTDRQYRVEKLSEEHGFIPHYGNTPPLGSLMRVFPNHSCAVMAQFTQFVMRNSHGTAEIINIDARGMFL, encoded by the coding sequence GTGAATCAACTGAAGGCAGGTTCAGAAGCAGTGGCAGGCAGCGATCGTCCGTTTTATGACGACCGGCTGACGCCCTATATTGAAATCGATGCGCAACGGCTTACGCGTAATTTACAGCAGATGCAGCAGCGCGCCGCGACGGGGAACGTACGGCTCCGTCCTCATGTGAAAACCCATAAAAGCGTGGCGATCGCGCAACAGCAGATTGCGCTGGGCGCGGTCGGCATCACCGTGTCGAAACCCAGCGAAGGCGTGGTGTTTATCAACGGCGGCGTGCGCGATGTGCTGCTGGCTTACCCGGTGGTACAGGCTGAAAGCGTCAGCGCGCTGTTTGCCGTGGCCGCCAGCAGCGGCTGCAAACTGGGGGTGATTGTCGCCAGTCAGGCCGGCGTGGCGGCTATTGCGCAGGCCGCAGCGGCGGTCACTTCGCTGGATTTATCGGTGTGGATCAAGGTTGATGTCGGGCTTGGACGGGTTGGGGTCAATCCGGAAGGCGATGAAGCGTTGCAGCTGGCCCACGCGGTGCAAGCCGCCGGCCTGCACTTTGCCGGGCTGGTCTCTCATGCCGGACATGCCTATGGCGCACAGAACCCGCAGCAGATGGCGGCGATCGTGCAGGCAGAAGCCCAGTGTATGCAGGGACTGCGCCAGCGCCTGCATCAGGCTGGATTTGCGCAGTGCGCGCTGTCCGTCGGTGCAACGCCGTCGATCCTTGGTGCGCCCTTGCCTGACGGGTATGACGAGATCCGTCCCGGCAATTACGCCTTATGCGATCTTACCGGGTTGCGCCTGCAGCTGTGCACGCTGGATGAGGTGGCCATCAGCGTGGTCGCGCGGGTGGTGTCGGTAAACGATCGCTACGCCATTATTGATGCCGGCTCAAAAGCACTCAGTTCTGACAAGGGTCCGCACGGAACTGGTGCAGCCGATTTTGGTCTGGCGGTCAATGCGCTGACGGATCGGCAGTATCGCGTCGAAAAATTATCGGAAGAGCACGGCTTTATTCCACATTATGGCAATACACCGCCGCTCGGCAGCCTGATGCGCGTTTTCCCCAATCACTCCTGCGCGGTAATGGCACAATTTACGCAATTTGTGATGAGAAACAGCCATGGCACGGCGGAAATCATCAATATCGATGCGCGCGGCATGTTTCTGTAA